A single window of Hymenobacter sp. APR13 DNA harbors:
- a CDS encoding GNAT family N-acetyltransferase: protein MITVAPLQQEHVASFYRWIRDPEVIKYSLSAFQRMHTDEQINEWYAATLQDQKSLNLGIFLPDTNELIGYAGLSGISAINQSAEYFILIGQKDHWGRGIGTAVTRQVLAVGFSVRQLNRIMLTVSETNIGGWKAYAKAGFVEEGRMRQACKRNGLFHDKIIMSVLKAEWERAAH from the coding sequence ATGATAACAGTAGCTCCCCTCCAGCAGGAACACGTGGCCAGCTTCTACCGCTGGATTCGCGACCCGGAAGTAATTAAGTACTCGCTGTCGGCTTTCCAGCGCATGCATACCGACGAACAGATCAACGAGTGGTATGCGGCTACGCTGCAGGATCAGAAAAGCCTCAACCTGGGCATCTTCCTCCCCGACACCAACGAGCTGATCGGCTATGCCGGGCTGTCCGGCATCTCCGCCATCAACCAGTCGGCCGAGTATTTCATCCTCATTGGGCAGAAAGACCACTGGGGGCGGGGCATCGGCACTGCCGTAACTCGGCAGGTGCTGGCCGTGGGCTTTTCAGTTCGGCAGCTAAACCGGATCATGCTCACGGTTTCGGAAACCAACATCGGCGGCTGGAAAGCCTACGCCAAAGCCGGCTTTGTGGAAGAAGGCCGGATGCGCCAGGCCTGCAAGAGAAACGGCCTGTTTCACGACAAAATCATCATGTCGGTGCTGAAGGCTGAGTGGGAGCGTGCCGCCCACTGA
- a CDS encoding thioredoxin family protein: protein MKVAERQRVHDVNDEQLRQLTHEHLKVFAKFTSENCDTCELLAPPFAKFSDDEEFKTILFVRLNSDENPVAKKIMQEKVAPFFVSYCQGRLLECDMLTTEVDVLSMLQRLQEFMPQTS, encoded by the coding sequence ATGAAAGTTGCTGAACGACAGCGGGTGCATGATGTAAACGATGAGCAGCTGCGCCAGCTCACGCACGAACACCTGAAGGTGTTTGCCAAGTTCACATCGGAAAACTGTGATACATGTGAACTGCTGGCTCCGCCTTTCGCAAAATTCTCGGATGACGAGGAATTTAAGACTATCTTGTTTGTGCGGCTGAATTCCGATGAAAACCCGGTCGCCAAAAAGATTATGCAGGAGAAAGTAGCGCCGTTCTTCGTCTCGTACTGCCAGGGACGCCTGCTGGAGTGCGACATGCTGACCACCGAAGTTGACGTGCTGAGCATGTTGCAGCGCCTGCAGGAATTCATGCCCCAGACTTCATGA
- a CDS encoding DUF885 domain-containing protein produces the protein MKHPLLLAATLAAAASLAACSDSPGRKTAEADAQPDAAFERYKSRFIDSLWYYNPEWASGAGYHRYDSLLVVPNEGRRRTEAKALRRRATELATFKPEELSVNNQTDWRLMQNYVRSSGFYADTLRDWQWNPANYNLGASVGEILNGRYWPLDRRLRAISLKISRAADYYAAAEQNISTPTKEHTELAILQNQGGLEVFGKALEDSVARSGLSAREKEDFANRLATTRLSIEDYLRFLKTEVLPAGKFRSFRLGQDLFARKFSYDIQSTYSAGQVYEKALTHKQELLRDMKTRATRLYPKYFPGQPLPTDSLATVQQVIGKLSEKHATPAGFVQAVKDQMPTLVKWVDDHKLLTQDPTKPLVVRETPLYMRGSGAGASISAPGPYDKAANTYYNVEPLTGQPDAQAQSYLREYNTYTLQILNIHEAIPGHYTQLVYANRSPSLIKSIFGNGAMIEGWAVYAERMMLESGYGGNTDEMWLMWDKWNMRVTLNAILDHEVHVKNASEAATVAMLRRDGFQEEAEARNKWRRATLSQVQLSSYFTGYTEIYDLRQELKKEQGQGFDLKSFHEQFLSFGSAPVRYIRAMMLKKS, from the coding sequence ATGAAACACCCGCTACTCCTGGCTGCCACGTTGGCGGCCGCTGCTTCCCTGGCCGCCTGCTCCGACTCGCCGGGGCGCAAAACGGCCGAGGCCGATGCTCAGCCCGATGCGGCGTTTGAGCGCTACAAGTCACGCTTCATTGACTCGCTCTGGTACTACAACCCCGAGTGGGCCAGCGGCGCCGGCTACCACCGCTACGACTCGCTGCTGGTGGTGCCCAACGAAGGCCGCCGCCGCACCGAGGCCAAGGCCCTGCGGCGCCGCGCCACCGAGTTGGCCACGTTCAAGCCCGAGGAGCTGAGCGTCAACAACCAGACCGACTGGCGCCTGATGCAGAACTACGTGCGCAGCAGCGGCTTCTACGCCGACACGCTGCGCGACTGGCAGTGGAACCCGGCCAACTACAACCTGGGGGCCTCGGTGGGCGAAATCCTCAACGGCCGCTACTGGCCGCTGGATCGGCGGCTGCGGGCCATCAGCCTGAAAATCTCGCGTGCCGCCGACTACTACGCTGCTGCCGAGCAAAACATCAGCACGCCCACCAAAGAGCACACCGAGCTGGCCATTCTGCAGAACCAGGGAGGGCTGGAGGTGTTCGGCAAGGCCCTGGAAGATTCCGTGGCCCGCTCGGGGCTGTCGGCACGCGAAAAGGAGGACTTTGCCAACCGGCTGGCTACTACGCGCCTGAGCATCGAGGACTACCTCCGGTTTCTGAAAACGGAGGTGCTGCCGGCCGGCAAATTCCGCAGCTTCCGGCTGGGCCAGGACCTGTTCGCCCGCAAGTTCAGCTACGACATCCAGAGCACCTACTCGGCCGGGCAGGTCTACGAAAAGGCCCTCACGCACAAGCAGGAGCTGCTGCGCGACATGAAGACGCGCGCCACCCGCCTCTACCCCAAATACTTCCCGGGCCAGCCGCTACCCACCGACTCGCTGGCTACCGTGCAGCAGGTCATCGGCAAGCTTTCGGAAAAACACGCCACGCCGGCCGGTTTCGTGCAGGCCGTGAAAGACCAGATGCCCACGCTGGTGAAGTGGGTAGATGACCACAAGCTGCTCACCCAGGACCCCACCAAGCCGCTGGTAGTGCGCGAAACGCCGCTCTACATGCGCGGCAGCGGCGCGGGCGCCAGCATTTCGGCCCCCGGCCCCTACGACAAGGCCGCCAACACCTACTACAACGTGGAGCCTCTCACCGGCCAGCCCGACGCCCAGGCCCAGAGCTACCTGCGCGAATACAACACCTACACGCTGCAGATCCTCAACATCCACGAGGCCATTCCGGGCCACTATACGCAGCTCGTGTACGCCAACCGCAGCCCCTCGCTCATCAAGTCCATCTTCGGCAATGGCGCCATGATTGAAGGGTGGGCCGTGTACGCCGAGCGCATGATGCTGGAAAGCGGCTACGGTGGCAACACCGATGAAATGTGGCTGATGTGGGACAAGTGGAATATGCGCGTGACGCTCAACGCCATCCTCGACCACGAAGTGCACGTGAAAAACGCCTCCGAGGCCGCCACCGTGGCCATGCTCCGCCGCGACGGGTTCCAGGAAGAAGCCGAGGCCCGCAACAAGTGGCGCCGCGCCACCCTCAGCCAGGTGCAGCTCAGCTCGTACTTCACCGGCTACACCGAAATCTACGACCTGCGCCAAGAGCTGAAGAAGGAGCAGGGCCAAGGCTTCGACCTGAAGTCCTTCCACGAGCAATTCCTGAGTTTCGGCAGCGCCCCGGTGCGCTACATCCGGGCCATGATGCTGAAGAAATCCTAA
- a CDS encoding DNA/RNA non-specific endonuclease, with protein sequence MRLFPLLLLPLLACSQAPVETTRPPLPEGPPAIPVESGGRCVAQAGTAFPETFEAGSKGAYTAATEPLGTGLWYFEDALIGSSEQDHKHGEHAARLRGKGRLRMNFDAPAGVRTIRVSSALYGQDAAATWELWGSVDGGRTFRRIGQPVRVQSPRLLSTTFQAGPTPAPLRLEIRKTDGGSGRLNIDDIALEAAGGAAVAGGSVATTPQPTTPQPTNPNQAVVVGRDDNMALGNPSGATADASNPTNYLLTKPQFTIGYNAQRGTPTWVSWHLNRAWMGAAPRQDDFRPDPALPRQFYAVTRNSYSGSGFDKGHNCPSADRTTDLDDNSATFLMTNMIPQAANNNQRTWGNLEEWTRAQVQRGQEVYVVMGCYGKGGTGLNGLKTTIDQGRVTVPARVWKLLVLLPEGTNDLQRIAAGQARILAIDTPNDQAVDPDWSRYRVSVDALEAATGLDLLSKLPLEAQTRLQKTVDTGPVR encoded by the coding sequence ATGCGCCTTTTTCCGCTGCTTCTGCTCCCACTATTGGCCTGCTCGCAGGCGCCCGTCGAGACGACCCGCCCGCCGCTGCCCGAGGGGCCGCCGGCCATTCCGGTGGAGTCGGGCGGCCGCTGCGTAGCCCAGGCGGGCACTGCCTTTCCCGAAACTTTCGAGGCCGGCAGCAAAGGCGCCTACACCGCCGCCACCGAGCCGCTGGGCACAGGGCTGTGGTATTTTGAAGACGCCCTGATCGGCTCGTCGGAACAGGACCACAAGCACGGCGAGCACGCCGCCCGCCTGCGCGGCAAGGGCCGGCTGCGCATGAACTTCGATGCGCCGGCCGGCGTGCGCACCATCCGGGTCAGCAGCGCGCTGTATGGGCAGGACGCCGCCGCCACCTGGGAGCTGTGGGGCAGCGTGGACGGCGGCCGCACGTTCCGGCGCATCGGGCAGCCAGTGCGCGTGCAAAGCCCGCGCCTGCTCAGCACCACCTTCCAGGCCGGCCCTACGCCCGCGCCGCTGCGCCTGGAAATCCGCAAAACCGACGGCGGCTCCGGCCGCCTCAACATCGACGACATTGCCCTGGAAGCCGCTGGCGGCGCGGCAGTGGCAGGCGGCAGCGTGGCCACCACTCCACAACCCACCACTCCGCAACCCACCAACCCAAACCAGGCCGTAGTGGTCGGCCGCGACGATAACATGGCCCTGGGCAACCCCAGCGGCGCCACCGCCGACGCCAGCAACCCCACCAATTACCTGCTCACCAAACCGCAGTTCACCATCGGCTACAACGCCCAGCGCGGCACGCCCACGTGGGTGAGCTGGCACCTCAACCGCGCCTGGATGGGCGCGGCCCCGCGCCAGGACGACTTCCGCCCCGACCCGGCTCTGCCGCGGCAGTTCTACGCCGTCACGCGCAATAGCTACTCCGGCTCCGGCTTCGACAAAGGCCACAACTGCCCCAGCGCCGACCGCACCACCGACCTCGACGACAACTCGGCCACCTTCCTGATGACCAATATGATTCCGCAGGCGGCCAACAACAACCAGCGCACCTGGGGCAACCTCGAGGAATGGACCCGCGCCCAGGTGCAGCGCGGGCAGGAAGTGTACGTGGTGATGGGCTGCTACGGCAAAGGCGGCACCGGCCTCAACGGCCTGAAAACCACCATCGACCAGGGCCGCGTGACGGTGCCGGCCCGCGTCTGGAAGCTGCTGGTGCTGCTGCCCGAAGGCACCAACGACCTGCAGCGCATTGCCGCCGGCCAGGCCCGCATCCTCGCCATCGACACCCCCAACGACCAGGCCGTAGACCCCGACTGGAGCCGCTACCGCGTGAGCGTGGACGCCCTGGAAGCCGCCACCGGCCTCGACCTGCTCAGCAAGCTCCCCCTGGAAGCCCAAACCCGCCTGCAGAAAACGGTGGATACGGGTCCGGTGCGGTAA
- a CDS encoding alpha/beta hydrolase, with amino-acid sequence MKRYLFLAFCLLTILPAWALRPSRDYAYTPDSLRLPYRTVRIETPDHAQLNSWIIEPQGGTDQHTTIVVAEGDAGNMGQLLYHARMLANVGYRVLLFDYRGFGHSSDFAIDQQRLYYAEFATDLRAAFRYARQQYPGTRTGIFGFSMGTIMATHVAATDKPDFLIGEGYVADPTQLVAAIKQAKNKVVTLPAEAVQYPQLLPRIQCPMLLVAGIQDVNTPLADSTRIVQTARRRQRRELLTFEGAHGGGLMALTSKPGNYGDLYAAAVLRFLSQ; translated from the coding sequence ATGAAACGCTACCTATTCTTGGCCTTCTGCCTGCTGACTATCTTGCCCGCCTGGGCCCTGCGCCCCAGCCGCGACTATGCCTACACGCCCGACTCGCTGAGGCTGCCGTACCGCACGGTACGCATCGAAACGCCCGACCACGCGCAACTCAACAGCTGGATCATCGAGCCCCAGGGCGGCACCGACCAGCACACAACCATCGTAGTGGCCGAGGGCGACGCCGGCAATATGGGCCAGCTGCTCTATCACGCCCGGATGCTGGCCAATGTGGGCTACCGGGTGTTGCTCTTCGATTACCGCGGCTTCGGCCACAGCTCCGACTTTGCTATCGACCAGCAACGGCTGTACTATGCCGAGTTTGCCACCGACCTGCGCGCCGCATTCCGCTACGCCCGCCAGCAGTACCCGGGCACCCGCACGGGCATCTTCGGCTTCTCGATGGGCACCATCATGGCCACCCATGTGGCAGCCACCGACAAGCCGGATTTCCTGATCGGGGAAGGCTACGTGGCCGACCCCACTCAGCTGGTGGCCGCCATTAAGCAGGCAAAGAACAAAGTCGTGACTTTGCCGGCCGAGGCGGTGCAGTATCCGCAGCTGCTGCCGCGCATACAGTGCCCGATGCTGCTGGTAGCCGGCATCCAGGACGTAAACACGCCGCTGGCCGACTCCACCCGCATCGTGCAGACTGCTCGCCGCCGCCAGCGCCGCGAGCTACTCACCTTCGAGGGAGCCCACGGCGGCGGCCTGATGGCCCTGACTTCAAAACCCGGCAACTACGGCGACCTGTATGCCGCGGCCGTGCTGCGGTTTCTGAGCCAGTAG
- a CDS encoding MFS transporter translates to MLTLRLPLAVSRPPRQVYRVAVGVLFFLMGLTFSTWASRIPTIQQQLGISEARLGLLLLAAPVGSMASLPVAGWLVARLGSRRVVLGGIVGYALGLVALGLAQSVPLLVAGLVLFGFVSNLSNIAVNTQAVGVEQLHRKSIMASFHGLWSLAGFAGAALGALMIGQQVAPLPHFVLVAVLVVAGVAVCSTSIRPRDASLGADVKVPLFALPDKSLLLLGVLAFCSMICEGAMFDWSGVYFRKVVHAEAAWVGAGYTAFMCTMAGGRFIADGFAHRYGLRRTLQLSGLLTATGLLLSVALPALPTAILGFLLVGFGVSSVVPLVYGAAGRSTTMPASVALAAVSTVGFLGFLFGPPLIGIVAGFTSLRVSFSIIAGLGLCVAALASRVKG, encoded by the coding sequence ATGCTTACGCTTCGTTTGCCGCTTGCTGTTTCCCGCCCGCCCCGCCAGGTTTACCGGGTGGCCGTGGGGGTCCTGTTTTTCCTGATGGGCCTCACGTTTTCCACCTGGGCGTCGCGCATTCCCACCATTCAGCAGCAGCTGGGCATTTCGGAAGCCCGGCTGGGGCTGCTGCTGCTGGCGGCACCGGTAGGCTCCATGGCTTCGCTGCCGGTGGCGGGGTGGCTGGTGGCGCGGCTGGGCAGCCGTCGGGTGGTGCTGGGCGGCATTGTGGGCTACGCGCTGGGCTTGGTGGCGCTGGGGCTGGCGCAGTCGGTGCCGCTGCTGGTGGCGGGGCTGGTGCTGTTTGGCTTCGTGTCCAACCTGTCTAATATTGCCGTCAACACCCAGGCGGTCGGCGTAGAGCAGTTGCACCGCAAGTCCATCATGGCCTCGTTTCACGGGCTCTGGAGTTTGGCCGGTTTTGCTGGGGCGGCGCTGGGGGCTCTCATGATTGGCCAGCAGGTGGCCCCGCTGCCGCACTTCGTGCTGGTGGCTGTGCTGGTGGTGGCGGGCGTAGCAGTTTGCAGCACCTCCATCCGCCCCCGCGACGCCAGCCTCGGCGCCGACGTGAAGGTGCCCCTGTTCGCGCTGCCCGACAAGTCGCTGCTGTTGCTGGGGGTGCTGGCGTTCTGCTCCATGATTTGCGAGGGCGCCATGTTCGACTGGAGCGGGGTGTATTTCCGCAAGGTGGTGCACGCCGAGGCCGCCTGGGTGGGCGCCGGCTACACGGCCTTCATGTGCACCATGGCCGGTGGCCGCTTCATTGCCGACGGCTTCGCGCACCGCTACGGGCTGCGTCGCACGCTGCAGCTAAGCGGTTTGCTCACGGCTACCGGCCTGCTGCTGTCGGTGGCGCTGCCGGCCCTGCCCACGGCTATTCTGGGCTTTCTGCTGGTGGGGTTTGGGGTGTCGTCGGTGGTGCCGCTGGTGTATGGCGCGGCGGGCCGCTCCACCACCATGCCGGCCAGCGTGGCGCTGGCGGCCGTGTCCACGGTCGGGTTCCTGGGGTTTCTGTTCGGGCCGCCGCTGATTGGTATTGTGGCCGGCTTCACCAGCCTGCGGGTGTCGTTTTCCATCATTGCCGGCCTGGGCCTTTGCGTGGCGGCGCTGGCTAGTCGGGTGAAGGGGTGA
- a CDS encoding AI-2E family transporter, which yields MSHSIYTPRQQYVLLIVCLLVLAGLVLFGLGSYITGLFGAGILYVVLRPWWAALVHRRHWNRQLASATLLTFALVVIILPFTALTLMLVNRLQFYAVHTDTTQLMAVLHAFERRIGVSFTADQNVQTLIRQGLGWFSQRLPSLASGLLHFAIVIGLMLFTLYFMFVQEEGFLHGLRRYLPFRDTTLRELGEALRNNVHANVLGQALISLVQAILTGLLLWVFKVPDALFWGMVSFFMAFIPVLGTPLVWVPAALVKLAQGHTGQGVGILLLGLVVVMNIDNLLRIVLARRIGDIHPLVTLVGVILGVEIFGILGLVIGPLLLSYFMVLMRVFERENRHRPAPADAAAQP from the coding sequence ATGTCGCACTCCATCTACACTCCCCGGCAGCAATACGTGCTGCTGATTGTCTGCCTGCTGGTGCTGGCGGGGCTGGTGCTGTTTGGGCTGGGCAGCTACATCACCGGGCTGTTCGGGGCGGGCATCCTGTACGTGGTGCTGCGGCCGTGGTGGGCGGCGCTGGTGCACCGCCGCCACTGGAACCGGCAGCTGGCCAGCGCCACGCTGCTGACGTTTGCGCTGGTAGTCATCATCCTGCCCTTCACGGCCCTGACCCTGATGCTCGTCAACCGGCTGCAGTTCTACGCCGTGCACACCGATACCACCCAGCTCATGGCCGTGCTGCACGCCTTCGAGCGCCGCATCGGCGTCAGTTTCACGGCCGACCAGAACGTGCAGACGCTGATCCGGCAGGGCCTGGGCTGGTTCAGCCAGCGGCTGCCTTCGCTGGCCAGCGGGCTGCTGCACTTCGCCATCGTCATCGGCCTGATGCTGTTCACGCTCTACTTCATGTTTGTGCAGGAAGAAGGGTTTCTGCACGGCCTGCGCCGCTACCTGCCCTTCCGCGACACAACGCTGCGCGAGCTGGGCGAGGCCCTGCGCAACAACGTGCACGCCAACGTGCTCGGCCAGGCCCTGATTTCGCTGGTGCAGGCCATCCTGACGGGTCTGCTGCTCTGGGTGTTTAAGGTGCCCGACGCCCTGTTTTGGGGCATGGTATCGTTTTTTATGGCCTTCATCCCGGTGCTGGGCACCCCGCTGGTGTGGGTGCCGGCGGCGCTGGTCAAGCTGGCGCAGGGCCACACCGGGCAGGGCGTGGGCATTCTGCTGCTGGGTCTGGTGGTGGTGATGAACATCGACAACCTGCTGCGCATCGTGCTGGCCCGCCGCATCGGCGACATCCACCCGCTCGTCACGCTGGTAGGCGTGATTCTGGGGGTGGAAATTTTCGGCATCCTCGGCCTGGTTATCGGGCCGCTGCTGCTCTCCTACTTCATGGTGCTGATGCGCGTGTTTGAGCGCGAAAACCGCCACCGGCCCGCTCCCGCCGACGCTGCGGCCCAGCCGTAG
- a CDS encoding M28 family peptidase produces the protein MLLPGFSAFAQQPPKPLRKPLSSISPAGFKAHVQYLADDQLRGRQPGTPGYKMAVDYVVAQLQQRGVQPAGENGTFLQTVQLRRAITEAGATLRLTPAGPASALAYGTDFTLYPNPEQPETAVEAGLVFAGFGISAPELGYDDYAGLDARGKVVVVTRLEPTHFPDAVRLYNTDLLTVLQTAARHGAVGVLLAAPKATTKLPDPPKGLVSVLGADGKVAVSRSFQPQIQVAGSISAATLQRLFAGAAVDTTQAMAALRAGKSASVALLPRLVATQRSRYQDVTSYNVVGKIEGADPQLRQEYVVHTAHLDHLGVGAPVAGDSIYNGAHDNATGVTTLLEIAGVYQQLKPKQRPKRSVLLTVVTGEEMGLLGSAYFARNPTVPREKLVANVNTDMPTIIAPLLSVVALGAENSTLAAPVAEAARALGLTVEADPEPAQNRFIRSDQYSFVTQGIPALHIKYGNKTADGRNNLSEQVQKWRAVTYHKPQDDINGQFDFEAGKTYAQLNFLVGYLVANNPQRPTWSPGNFFGERFAK, from the coding sequence ATGTTGCTGCCAGGTTTTTCGGCTTTCGCCCAGCAACCACCCAAGCCCCTCCGCAAGCCCCTAAGCAGCATCAGTCCGGCCGGGTTCAAGGCCCACGTGCAGTACCTCGCCGACGACCAGCTGCGCGGACGGCAACCGGGCACACCGGGCTACAAAATGGCCGTTGACTACGTGGTAGCGCAGTTGCAGCAGCGCGGCGTGCAGCCAGCCGGCGAAAACGGCACCTTCCTGCAAACCGTGCAGCTGCGGCGCGCCATCACGGAAGCCGGGGCCACGTTGCGACTGACACCGGCCGGCCCGGCCAGCGCGCTGGCCTATGGCACTGACTTCACGCTATATCCCAACCCCGAGCAGCCGGAAACGGCCGTGGAAGCCGGGCTGGTTTTCGCCGGCTTCGGCATCAGCGCGCCTGAGCTAGGGTATGACGACTACGCCGGCCTCGATGCCCGGGGCAAGGTGGTAGTAGTGACGCGGCTGGAGCCCACGCATTTCCCCGACGCCGTGCGCCTTTACAACACCGACCTGCTGACCGTGCTGCAAACCGCCGCCCGCCACGGGGCCGTAGGCGTGCTGCTGGCCGCGCCCAAAGCCACCACGAAGCTGCCCGACCCGCCCAAAGGCCTCGTGAGCGTGCTGGGGGCCGACGGAAAAGTGGCAGTGTCGCGCAGCTTCCAGCCGCAGATTCAGGTGGCGGGCTCCATCAGCGCGGCCACGCTGCAGCGGCTGTTTGCGGGAGCCGCTGTCGATACCACGCAAGCCATGGCGGCGTTGCGGGCCGGCAAATCTGCTTCTGTGGCGCTGCTGCCGCGCCTGGTCGCCACCCAGCGCAGCCGCTACCAGGACGTGACCAGCTACAATGTCGTCGGTAAAATTGAAGGCGCCGACCCGCAGCTGCGGCAGGAGTACGTGGTGCACACCGCCCACCTCGACCACCTCGGCGTGGGTGCCCCCGTGGCCGGCGACTCCATTTACAACGGCGCCCACGATAATGCTACCGGCGTAACGACGCTACTGGAAATTGCCGGCGTGTATCAGCAGCTGAAGCCCAAGCAGCGGCCGAAACGCTCGGTGCTGCTGACGGTGGTGACGGGGGAGGAGATGGGCCTGCTGGGCTCGGCGTACTTTGCCCGCAACCCCACCGTGCCCCGCGAAAAGCTGGTGGCCAACGTCAATACCGACATGCCGACCATCATTGCGCCGCTGCTGTCGGTGGTGGCGCTGGGGGCCGAAAACTCCACGCTGGCCGCGCCGGTGGCGGAGGCGGCGCGGGCGCTGGGCCTCACGGTGGAAGCCGACCCCGAGCCAGCCCAGAACCGCTTCATCCGCTCCGACCAGTACAGTTTCGTGACGCAGGGTATTCCGGCGCTGCACATCAAGTACGGCAACAAAACGGCCGATGGCCGCAACAACCTCAGCGAGCAAGTGCAGAAGTGGCGCGCCGTTACGTACCACAAGCCCCAGGACGACATCAACGGTCAGTTCGACTTCGAGGCGGGCAAAACCTACGCCCAGCTGAATTTTCTGGTGGGCTATCTGGTGGCCAACAACCCGCAGCGGCCCACCTGGAGCCCCGGCAATTTCTTTGGGGAGCGGTTTGCGAAGTAG